GCCGCCGCTCCACCTGGTCGGGATCGAGGAAGACACCCTGCGCCAGCGAGCGACGACGCCGGAACCCTGCCAGCGCGTCTCGTGGGTCGGGGCGTGCGCCCAGGATGCGCACCGTGTCGATGCTGGTGGGAATCTCCTCGAGCGGGAGCTCGATCCGCACCTCGTGCTGCACGAGCAGGTCCACGAGCTCGCGGCGCGGGGCGTAGCCGAGCGAGCGCAGCTCGAGCATCCGCGTCCCCGTGGGGACCCCGGCAAGGACGAATGCTCCGCCCTCGTCACTCCGGGTCTCGCGCCCCTCGCCCCACAGGCGCACGCGCACGTTGGCCAGGGGGGCGCCGAAGACATCGCGGACCGTGCCACGCAGGGTGGCGGCTCCCCCGTCCACGGGAGCGACGTACACGTCGCGCATCAGCAAGCCGTCGTTGGGGACCGCCACCTCCAGGGTGGCCCCGGAGTCGCTGGCGTGCGCAGCGCTGACCAGCACCAGTCCGCCGGCCGGCACGTGACACAGCGCGTACCATCCGTCGTCTCCCGTGCGCGCCGTCGATTCGCGGACGAGCACCCGTGCCCCCTCCTTGCCGCCGATGACGATCTCGCTCCACCGCGCCCGGACCGTGGCCCGCTCCACCGCGGCGGCGGTGGCCGCGCTTCGCACGAACCCCAGGACCGCCCCCGACGAATCGCGCATCGCCGCATCGCCACAGGCATGGCGCAGCACCGTCGCCACCGACGGGACCGCGAGCTCGAACGCATGGTCGTCCGCGCCGCGGATGTCGAGCGTCGTGAGCGGCGCCTCGATCCCGAGCGAATCGAGCTTGGGGTGCAGGAACCCCAGGACGAATCGTCCGCGGCCCACGTGCGCGAAGGCGAAGCGGCCGGCGGAGTCGGTCCCCGTCGTCAGCCGCACGTCGTCGCCACGCGCCCCGATTGCCACCAGCTGCACCAGCGCCCCGGCCAGCGCCGCGTGCGACACGCTGTCGTAGACCGTGCCGGCAACGCGGGCCATCGCGGCCCCGCTTCCCTGCGCGGACAGGGGGGAGACTCCCGCCAGTCCGCCCACCGCGATGGCTGCCACCGCCATGGTCAGCATCGCGCGCCCGCCGTCCATCGGCCGCGCCGCTCGTCTCGTGCGGCCCCCGATGGACATCGCCCACGCCCCCCGGCTCGGCATCCGCCGTTCAGGGCGCCCCGCTCCGGAAATCGTTAGGTACCGGCGTCGGGCCCGCATGATCGTAGAATCCTCGCCCGCTCTTCTTCCCGAGCATCCCGGCCGCCACCAGCCGGGCGAGCAGCGGCGGCGGGGCATAGCGTGTCTCGCGGTACGCCTCCCACATGATCTCCGCCACCTTCTGGAGCGTATCGAGCCCCACATGGTCGCACAGCGCGAGCGGCCCCATCGGGTGACCGGCCCCCAGCTGCATCCCCGTGTCGATGTCCTGCACCGACGCCACGCCGCGCTCGAGGGCCCGCACGGCGTCGAGCATGTAGGGGACGAGCAGGAGGTTCACCACGAAGCCGGGCGTGTCCCGGGCGGCGATGGGTTCCTTGCCGATGGTCCGCACGAACGCGACGGCGGCGTCCACCGTCGCATCGCTCGTCGTCACCGCGCGCACCACCTCCACCAGCCGCATTGCCGGGACGGGGCTGAAGAAGTGCAGCCCGACGAACCGGTCACCGCGCCTGGTCGCCCCCGCCTGCTCCACGATCGACAGGCTCGACGTGTTCGACGCGAAGATGGTGTGTGGCGCGGCCAGTGCGTCCAGCGTGCGCCAGAGCGCGCGCTTCGTGTCGAGCTCCTCGACCACCGCCTCGATCACGAGGTCGCACGTGGCGAGCGGAGAGAGTTCGGTGGTGCAGGTCAGGCGCCCCAGCGCGGCGTCGCGTTCCTCGGGAGTGAGCTTTCCCCTCTCGATCCCCTTCTGCAGCGATCGTTCGATCGACGCGCGCGCCTTGTCGCACAACGCATCGTCCAGCTCGCGGAGGATGGTCGGGTATCCCCCCTGCGCCGATACCTGCGCGATTCCCGAGCCCATCAACCCGCCACCAACGACGCCGATGCTGCGAATCTGGGTCATGCGGAATAATGAAACCGCCGCAGGGCGTCGGATAGGCGCCGCGACGGGTGACTACCGGATCTGCTCGACCTTGCGAGCCACCTGGTCGATGAAGTCGGCGAGCGGGTTGGCCGGCTTCCGGATCTCGCCGCGCTCGAGGCGGTCGAGGATCTGCTCGAGGGCGAGCTGGGCGCGGGCCACGCGGCGCCGCTGCGCCGCGGCCACTGCGTACGCGGCGGCTCCGCCTCCGACCGCTGGAGCGAGGCCCACCAGGACCCCGAACGCGACCGAACCGCCCGGGAGCAACGCCGAGAGCGTGACCAGGCCGGCGAGCCCGAGCACTCCTCCGCCCACCGCCAGCGACCCCCCGATCACGTGACGCCGGCGAGCCCCCGCGAGCGATGCGTCGAGCCGTACGATGCAGCGCTGCGCGTCGACCGGCACTACGGTCGCCCCCACTTCGTCGGTCGAGGTCAACGCGTACGCGCGCCCGCTGAAGTTGAGCCCCTGTTGCACCGTCCCCAGGAAGTCGCGCCGCGCCTCCCAGGTGAGGCGATCGGCGAAGCGACGCTTGGGCCGCAGCGATTCCTCCTTCTGCATCCAGTCGTCCAGCCGCCCGAGAATGTCGGTGGCGCTTCCGCTGACCACGCGTGATGCCGTCACCTCCTCACCGCCGAACAGCCCGCCGACGACTCCCCGCGCCTCCGGCAGCTGCACACGCGTGCGCTCTTCGGCAAGCGCCAGCCGCACGTGCTCGGGGCTGATCCCGACTTCCTTCCCCACCTCGATGAGCTGCGCCTCGCTCATCTGCTCGGCGGGCTCGGCCTGCCCGGCCTGCAGCTCGGCGGCGCGCGCCAGGACGCGCTCGAGCGAGGCGCGATCGAGGGGAGCGGGCGGTTGCGCGTCGGGGCGGCGCGCGGGCGTATCGCTGGAGCGAACGTCGGAGCGAGCGTCGGTCATGGCATCGCGGTCGTCAGATCCCACCCAGGACGACGTCGATCTGCCGCTGCAGCGCCGTCGCGATCTGGGAAGGGAGCGGAAAGGTGGCGGCGAATGCCGCCGACGGATCGCCGGCCCCCGGCTTCTGGCGGGCCAGTGAGAGGTAATATCGCTGATACCCGGCCAGGAGGTCGGGGGCGACGTGCTCCAGCAGCATCGCCCCTCCACGAACCGCCGACAGCGTCGTCCACCTGGCCGTGTCGCCGCTCCGCTCGTCGGCCGCCGAGGAGTTGTCGCGCACCGCGGCCGTCGCGACCGCCCCGACGACCTCGTGCGCGACGACGTACATCGCCTCGAGCGGATCCTCCCCCGGTGCGGGAAAGTTCACCGTCACGAAGTTGTCGCGCTGGCCAACCGACAGCGTGCGCCCCTCGCCCCCGAGCGGGAGGGAGAGGAGAACCTTCCCCTCGCGCTGCATGCTGTTGCGCATGAAGCGCGCGAAGGCCGGGCCGTACGTGCCCGTCCACATCGCCTCGACCGCGGCGCGCTGCGAGGCGCGGCGTTGCTGCTCCTGCAGCCAGTAGGCGTGGTAGAACCGCTGGCGCTCGTCGTCCAGGCTCTGCACGAACAGTCGCAGCCAGTCGCGGTCCTCGCCCGTGGGGAAGTACGTGCGCAGCGTGGCGTACATGCGCAGCTCCTCCTGGCTGCGCGCCGCGCGCACGTCGCCCCCGTCACGGATGAACCGGTCCACGCCGCGCCGCAGGTCATCCCAGCTGGCGAAGTACAAGGCGAGGAACTGCGCTGACGTGAGGTTGGCGTTCGCGGCGATGCGGCGTTGCAGCTGCGCACGATTCGCGTCCAGCAATCGCCCCGCCGCCGGACGCACCTGGCGCAACGCCGCGCCGTACCCCAGGCGGAAATACGGCACCAGCGAGGAGTCGTCCTGCAGCAGGGCGAAGCCGTGGAGCCACAGGTCGACGTGCTCGCGCGTGTCGATGCGCCACCCGCTCGCGGTGCGCGCGCCCCCCTGCATCCCGCCGGCCACGCCGGCCGTGTCGGCCCGCGCCGGCACCGCCGTGACGGTGACCGGGCCCGATGAGGCGCACCCCGCGAGTGCGACGACGCACGACGCGAGCGCGGCGATGCACCACGCGTGGGGCCGGGCGCGTGCAGGGCGCCGAGCCGCAGCCGGCGGAACCGAGGCAGGACGATCGTGGGGCATTCGTGTGTGGTAGAACTACGAAGCGGTGGCGACGAAAAGTGTCACCTCGTCGATCGATTCTACCTTCGATGCCCCGCCGACGTTCTCCCGTTGCCTGTTCCCGGGCCGGACTCCGGCTCCGGCGTCGGTGTCCGCCGTCGCAAGCTCGGCGCTCCGGGCCCGCGAGATCCGACGCTCCCCTCCTCCCTCCGGCGCCTTGCGAACGGTGTCCCCCTGCGGACGCCCATGCTCGCCCTCGTGGGCCCAGCGGGCTACTGCCCGACGCCGCGTCCGCAGGTGATGCAGAACTTCCACCCCACCTCGAGCTCGGTGGCGCAGGCGGGGCAGTGCT
This genomic stretch from Gemmatimonadetes bacterium SCN 70-22 harbors:
- a CDS encoding 3-hydroxybutyryl-CoA dehydrogenase, with amino-acid sequence MTQIRSIGVVGGGLMGSGIAQVSAQGGYPTILRELDDALCDKARASIERSLQKGIERGKLTPEERDAALGRLTCTTELSPLATCDLVIEAVVEELDTKRALWRTLDALAAPHTIFASNTSSLSIVEQAGATRRGDRFVGLHFFSPVPAMRLVEVVRAVTTSDATVDAAVAFVRTIGKEPIAARDTPGFVVNLLLVPYMLDAVRALERGVASVQDIDTGMQLGAGHPMGPLALCDHVGLDTLQKVAEIMWEAYRETRYAPPPLLARLVAAGMLGKKSGRGFYDHAGPTPVPNDFRSGAP